In Phragmites australis chromosome 17, lpPhrAust1.1, whole genome shotgun sequence, the following are encoded in one genomic region:
- the LOC133896593 gene encoding GTP-binding protein BRASSINAZOLE INSENSITIVE PALE GREEN 2, chloroplastic-like — translation MLYRARRLHPALRGLLPTTPAPSPPPLPPHHPASAQTPKPFPILFRRHLCSPPPPTPPPSPPPAVVSSDLPAINANGVCPGCGIAMQSFDPALPGFFTLPSPKPPDYRARLAPVTADDTRISASLKSGHLREGLEASRGDELSAAAAEAAEANGESKVVVCARCHSLRHYGRVKHPDAERLLPDFDFVAAVGPRLASPSGARSLVLLLADASDFDGSFPRAVARLVAAADEAHHADWKRGAPANLPRSLLVVTKLDLLPTPSLSPDDVHAWAHTRARAGAGADLRLAGVHLVSAARGWGVRDLLDHVRELAGARGNVWAVGARNVGKSTLLNAIARCSGIAGRPTLTEAPVPGTTLGVIKVDGVLGAQAKLFDTPGLLHGHRLTSRLTREELKLVQVSKEMRPRTYRIKTGQSIHIGGLVRLDIQELTVGSIYVTVWASALVPLHMGKAENAATMIKEHFGLQLQPPIGQERVNELGKWVRKQFKVSGNSWEANSMDIAIAGLGWFGVGLKGEAVLGLWTYDGVDVVSRSSLIHERATIFEEAGFIVSKIVSQADSMTNKLKSTKRTNKKKESRANSSPSTSPEPPEPAAATDA, via the exons ATGCTATACCGCGCCCGGCGCCTCCACCCCGCGCTCCGGGGCCTCCTCCCAACCACCCCTGCACCCTCCCCTCCTCCGCTCCCACCTCACCACCCCGCCTCCGCCCAAACCCCTAAACCCTTCCCGATCCtcttccgccgccacctctgctCCCCACCACCCCCAACGCCACCGCCATCGCCACCTCCGGCGGTTGTCTCCTCTGACCTCCCAGCCATCAACGCCAATGGCGTCTGCCCGGGCTGCGGCATCGCCATGCAGTCCTTCGACCCCGCCCTCCCGGGGTTCTTCACGCTTCCCTCCCCGAAACCCCCAGACTACCGTGCGCGCCTCGCGCCCGTCACCGCCGATGACACCCGCATCTCGGCCTCCCTAAAGTCCGGCCACCTTCGGGAGGGCCTAGAGGCCTCTCGGGGGGACGAGCTGAGCGCGGCGGCTGCTGAGGCGGCGGAGGCCAATGGAGAAAGCAAGGTGGTGGTGTGCGCTAGGTGCCACTCGCTGCGGCACTATGGCCGCGTCAAGCACCCTGACGCCGAGCGCCTCCTCCCGGACTTCGACTtcgtcgccgccgtcggccCGCGCCTCGCGTCGCCGTCGGGGGCCAGGTCGCTCGTGCTGCTCCTCGCGGACGCCTCAGATTTCGACGGCTCCTTCCCGCGCGCCGTGGCGCGCCTGGTCGCTGCCGCCGACGAGGCCCACCACGCGGACTGGAAGCGCGGGGCGCCGGCCAACCTCCCGCGGTCTCTGCTCGTTGTCACCAAGCTCGACCTGCTCCCCACGCCGTCGCTGTCCCCAGACGACGTGCATGCGTGGGCGCACACCCGTGCGCGCGCCGGTGCTGGCGCCGACCTGCGGCTCGCCGGGGTGCACCTCGTGAGCGCTGCGCGCGGGTGGGGCGTCCGCGACCTGCTCGACCACGTGCGCGAACTCGCTGGGGCGCGCGGCAATGTCTGGGCTGTTGGTGCGCGGAACGTCGGCAAGTCGACGTTGCTCAATGCCATTGCTCGGTGCTCTGGCATAGCCGGCAGACCTACCTTGACGGAGGCACCAGTTCCGGGAACAACCCTTGGGGTAATCAAAGTGGACGGCGTTCTTGGAGCTCAAGCGAAGCTGTTCGACACTCCAGGCCTACTCCATGGGCATCGGCTCACGTCCAGACTGACGCGCGAGGAGCTGAAGCTGGTTCAAGTGAGCAAGGAGATGCGGCCCAGGACCTACAGAATAAAG ACAGGGCAGTCTATCCATATCGGAGGACTGGTGCGCTTGGACATTCAAGAGTTGACTGTAGGATCAATCTATGTTACAGTATGGGCCTCAGCACTAGTCCCACTTCACATGGGGAAGGCGGAAAATGCAGCCACAATGATAAAAGAACACTTTGGCTTACAACTACAG CCTCCCATAGGCCAGGAGCGGGTAAATGAGCTTGGTAAATGGGTGAGGAAACAGTTCAAAGTTTCTGGAAATAGTTGGGAGGCAAACTCTATGGATATAGCCATTGCCGGTCTTGGCTGGTTTGGAGTTGGGCTGAAAGGAGAAGCGGTGTTAGGACTATGGACATATGATGGTGTTGATGTCGTCTCCAGGAGCTCCCTCATTCATGAGAGGGCAACAATTTTTGAGGAAGCCGGTTTCATAGTTTCAAAGATTGTCTCTCAGGCAGATAGCATGACCAATAAGCTGAAGAGCACCAAGAGGAcaaacaagaagaaggagagCAGAGCAAATTCTTCTCCCTCCACATCGCCAGAACCGCCAGAACCTGCTGCAGCTACAGATGCTTGA
- the LOC133897366 gene encoding heavy metal-associated isoprenylated plant protein 23-like: MGGTLEYLSELLGGGSSRRRYKKRKQFQTVELKVRMDCDGCEMKVRNALSSMKGVQSVEINRKQYKVTVQGFVEPHKVVKRVQATGKKAEIWPYVPYSFVAHPYAAPAYDKKAPPGYVRRVDAVMPVSSHGAAPQEERLVTMFSDDNPNACSIM; encoded by the exons ATGGGAGGCACGCTGGAGTACTTGTCTGAGCTGCTGGGGGGTGGCAGCAGCCGGCGCcggtacaagaagaggaagcagTTCCAGACGGTGGAGCTCAAGGTGCGCATGGACTGCGACGGCTGCGAGATGAAAGTCAGAAACGCCCTCTCCAGCATGAAAG GGGTGCAGTCGGTGGAGATCAACCGGAAGCAGTACAAGGTGACGGTGCAGGGGTTCGTGGAGCCGCACAAGGTGGTGAAGCGGGTGCAGGCCACGGGGAAGAAGGCCGAGATCTGGCCCTACGTGCCCTACAGCTTCGTCGCGCACCCCTACGCCGCCCCCGCCTACGACAAGAAGGCGCCGCCGGGGTACGTGCGCAGGGTGGACGCCGTCATGCCGGTGTCCAGCCACGGCGCCGCGCCGCAGGAGGAGCGGCTCGTCACCATGTTCAGCGACGACAACCCCAACGCCTGCTCCATAATGTGA